TTTTAGCTAACTGAACCGCTTTGCTTGTGAAGCGGGAAATCTTCGACATGAACCATCGGTGGTTTCCCGCTTCATTCCACTAGTTCTGACGGTCGAAACCGACGCTGTCCAGCGATTCACCAGAGCCAATTGTTCGGGTTCAAATTCGTGGTCTACTCGACGCTCGCAATCGGCGTCCTCTCGTTTGGTGTCTGGGCACACCATATGTTTGCGAGCGGAATCGATCCCAGGCTCCGGGCGTCGTTCATGGTAGTTTCTCTCGCAATTGCGGTCCCAACTGCCGTAAAAACGTTCAACTGGATCGCGACGATGTGGAACGGACGGATCCGCCTCACAACGCCGATGCTGTTCTGCATCGGGTTCGTGTCGAATCTGATTATTGGCGGTATCACCGGCGTCTTTCTCGCAGCAATTCCCATTGACCTCATTCTCCACGACACCTATTACGTGGTTGGTCACTTCCATTACTTCCTCATGGGCGGAACCGTCTTCGCGGTCTTCGCCGCGATATATTACTGGTTCCCGCTCGTCTCAGGGCGAATGTATCAGAAGACTCTCGCAAAGTGGCATTTCTGGTTGAGTATGCTGGGCGTGAATATCACGTTCTTCGCAATGCTTCTGATGGGGTATCTGGGAATGCCCCGCCGATACGCAACCTACGAATTAACGGTCGGTCCGGTCGATGTACTCACGGCTCTCCATCAAACGGCTACGCTGGGGGCAGTGATCATCACGGTTGCCCAACTCATCTGGTTCTATAATATGGTCACGTCTTGGCTCGAAGGGCCGCGAGTACCGGATGCTGATCCATGGAATCTCAAAGAAAATGGGCTCCGAACAGCAGAATGGGCGTGGTTCGAACAAAAACGCGAGACCGCGTTGGCTGACGGGGGCGAGGAATCGGACGAGGACTGCAAATAATAATTCCGGGATATCGGGTTCGAGTATTGTACACTATTGCCAAAT
The DNA window shown above is from Halostella salina and carries:
- a CDS encoding cbb3-type cytochrome c oxidase subunit I, whose product is MGGFPLHSTSSDGRNRRCPAIHQSQLFGFKFVVYSTLAIGVLSFGVWAHHMFASGIDPRLRASFMVVSLAIAVPTAVKTFNWIATMWNGRIRLTTPMLFCIGFVSNLIIGGITGVFLAAIPIDLILHDTYYVVGHFHYFLMGGTVFAVFAAIYYWFPLVSGRMYQKTLAKWHFWLSMLGVNITFFAMLLMGYLGMPRRYATYELTVGPVDVLTALHQTATLGAVIITVAQLIWFYNMVTSWLEGPRVPDADPWNLKENGLRTAEWAWFEQKRETALADGGEESDEDCK